In Paenibacillus sp. BIC5C1, a genomic segment contains:
- a CDS encoding DoxX family protein: protein MFSFNQWLRENKVAMWILTVLRVYIGYDWMTHGWGKLTGGFQAGGFLAGAVGKATGENPTVQAWWGTFLENFAVPNAGLFDFIIPLGEFLVGLGLILGCFTTLAALMAMVMNFAFLFSGTVSTNAQLVLMEIFLVVAGANAGKIGLDRWVMPYLRGLFTRNKGSQPKDTPTINHTHKTA from the coding sequence ATGTTCAGCTTCAACCAATGGCTTAGAGAAAACAAAGTGGCAATGTGGATTTTGACAGTACTTCGGGTGTATATCGGTTACGACTGGATGACGCACGGATGGGGCAAATTAACAGGTGGATTCCAAGCTGGCGGATTCCTTGCAGGCGCTGTAGGAAAAGCAACGGGTGAAAACCCAACCGTTCAAGCTTGGTGGGGAACATTCCTTGAGAACTTCGCGGTACCAAATGCAGGACTGTTCGACTTCATCATCCCACTGGGTGAATTCCTTGTAGGTTTGGGTCTCATTCTTGGATGCTTCACAACACTGGCAGCACTGATGGCGATGGTCATGAACTTCGCGTTCCTCTTCTCGGGAACAGTAAGCACGAATGCTCAGTTAGTCCTGATGGAAATCTTCCTTGTAGTCGCCGGTGCAAATGCTGGTAAAATCGGTTTGGATCGTTGGGTAATGCCTTACCTTCGCGGATTGTTCACTCGCAACAAAGGCAGTCAGCCGAAAGACACACCAACGATAAACCATACGCACAAAACAGCCTAA